A stretch of Hydractinia symbiolongicarpus strain clone_291-10 chromosome 9, HSymV2.1, whole genome shotgun sequence DNA encodes these proteins:
- the LOC130656425 gene encoding endoribonuclease Dicer-like isoform X3: MNAGLLLFKETLENQVIRSRRLLNQLYRMSSTEKGHAARPYQVEILQRAKSENTVVCLGTGTGKTFISVMLIKEKQGEIGGSIQEGGKRTFFLVNTVPLVYQQQRAIADHTSLKVGFYSGDMGVDFWNKTRWQKEFNENDVLVLTAQILLNIITHAFISLHNINLLILDECHNASKGHPYNKILELFKSCQPAHHPHIMGLTASIINEKYKKANDEKTIEKFLHGKMKALEGRMRSVCITCADPEATAKYATKPVEMIKSFEEGFSINDYDYVEAMILKVSESLDNAYLEFDREKKLKKRMVPSDQRNRTPPNQQILDLTYQNLLTGSFMMRSSDAFTIAADAVKYCKDILQDLGPMCAYEAAKILLGQIEKHKKKRFRLAQQATLNSCSEALNSIISKYEECVKRSPFSTPDHVIPMEPFVTRKVHVFLRDILWKERNYFRDTYDTEMHAIIFVQRRCTAVILSKLINFQVQADFETFEGIWSDYVLGHGLDSNIQLADSYMKSKEQNKILEQFKKEEFNILVATSVVEEGLDVRKCNLVVRFDGINNYREYVQSKGRARAQNSKFIVLAKSGEAQEMKRQLKVMQTIEKVLFENCQNRDLPTEKEIEEANYDEEELLIPTYFGPGGMNAARITRDTAVPLLYRYCSKLPCDQYTNTNPIFDFYQRGLSDDREFQAKCSMPLNCPLQERSYESNWMPSKDLAKKYVALCVCKKLHEAGELDDENLLPVKHNVDSDESEEDESDVKEGTRKSRAVYNRKVPNSLTDSSAFNIHDSDLYAITIRLSEPSTKPNAVPLWPLWYNEDNRCFGIFLPKGVPKIPAFELFTKAGTLNVELFKLDNTTSCDQVLVKRFHKKIVSKCSAEYVTGNPLFNIHDKTVTKGLLTVLRPWVSSCIHSDRRPYSNNDEFVDTSEMHLILGDGMKSNEKAVSDISFKNAVIRKTYLPEPQGRRQYYVLGNSDVKPREVMEGSTKTYEQYYLEKYQLVINPNDYLLDVVSCGTKITFAKEKNNTDSKKQKTSHKELLVPELCVKASELPADLHLQLNVLPFSLYYMEYFLLALQLKEEIAEKINISTEEKDFRFPEISALPRETDVLNYILRLRCDVKTSPSAVSVLECLSTRQAKMNFDLERLEMLGDSFLKQAITIYLFFKNPQYHEGKLSSKRKNCISNKNLSRIAKDVGLPSFICNSQFGCMNTESKNQNPRTVWLPPGHVRAVDAMVSDDIMEAEGDDLDCSLYERSLPYHEVQDKSLADCVEAMIGLYLKTGGVNLALKFMQKYLGLNVLYRAITNTDQCKVQNGTQSCYADYPLAASAIMRPGATEHDISQLYNQGKFLRFEDILGYSFTDKSYLVQAMTHLSYIANDITGCYQQYEFLGDSILDFLVTLHVYIKRPELSPGELTSIRSALVNNNTFALLAVKHDFYKFLLQWEPALFSAYDEFVKLIIDNDVDNEDGNLEAYFKVRTPL; this comes from the exons ATGAATGCTGGCTTATTGCTCTTCAAGGAAACTTTAG aaaatcaaGTCATAAGGAGCAGGCGGTTACTTAATCAACTTTACAGAATGTCATCCACAGAAAAAGGTCATGCTGCCAGACCATATCAGGTTGAAATACTTCAGCGGGCTAAATCAGAGAACACTGTTGTATGTTTAGGAACAGGAACTGGAAAGACTTTCATCAGTGTTATGTTGATCAAGGAAAAGCAAGGTGAAATAGGAGGTTCAATCCAAGAAGGAGGAAAAAGAACCTTTTTCCTTGTCAATACAG TACCACTCGTCTATCAACAACAAAGAGCTATTGCTGACCATACGTCTCTCAAAGTTGGTTTCTATTCTGGTGATATGGGTGTTGATTTCTGGAATAAAACTAGGTGGCAAAAAGAGTTCAACGAGAATGATGTTTTGGTGCTGACTGCTCAAATTCTTCTCAATATAATAACACATGCTTTTATTAGCTTGCATAACATTAATTTGTTGATACTTGATGAATGCCATAATGCATCTAAGGGCCATCCTTATAATAAAATCTTGGAATTATTCAAATCATGTCAACCAGCTCATCATCCTCATATTATGGGATTGACTGCATCTATCATAAACGAAAAGTACAAAAAAGCTAATGATGAAAAGACAATAGAAAAATTTCTTCATGGAAAAATGAAAGCCTTGGAGGGACGTATGAGATCAGTTTGTATCACATGTGCAGACCCTGAAGCAACTGCTAAATATGCAACAAAACCTGTTGAGATGATAAAGTCGTTTGAAGAAGGGTTTAGTATTAACGATTATGATTACGTTGAAGCCATGATTCTTAAAGTATCGGAAAGCCTGGACAATGCTTATCTTGAATTTG ATAGAgaaaaaaagttgaagaaaaggATGGTACCTTCAGATCAGAGAAATAGAACACCTCCAAACCAGCAAATTTTAGATTTAACTTACCAAAATCTCCTAACTGGTTCTTTTATGATGCGTTCTTCTGATGCCTTTACAATAGCAGCAGATGCCGTAAAATACTGCAAAGATATATTACAAGACCTTGGCCCAATGTGTGCCTATGAAGCTGCAAAAATATTACTGGGGCAAATAG AGAAGCACAAAAAGAAAAGGTTTCGTCTTGCACAGCAAGCCACATTAAATTCCTGCTCTGAAGCATTGAATAGCATTATATCGAAATATGAAGAGTGTGTGAAAAGGTCACCATTCAGCACACCTGATCATGTCATCCCAATGGAGCCATTCGTCACACGAAAAGTCCATGTATTTTTACGTGATATTCTGTGGAAGGAAAGAAACTACTTTAGAGATACATATGACACAG AAATGCATGCCATCATTTTCGTCCAACGTCGATGCACTGCTGTTATATTAAGCAAGCTGATAAACTTTCAAGTACAAGCAGATTTCGAAACTTTTGAAGGTATTTGGAGTGATTACGTTCTGGGGCATGGGTTAGACTCAAATATTCAGCTAGCAGACAGTTACATGAAatcaaaagaacaaaataaaatcctAGAACAATTCAAGAAGGAAGAGTTTAACATTTTGGTGGCTACAAGTGTTGTTGAAGAGGGTTTGGATGTGCGAAAATGTAATTTGGTGGTTCGTTTTGATGGTATCAACAATTATCGTGAGTATGTTCAATCCAAGGGTCGGGCTCGTGCTCAAAATTCGAAATTTATTGTGCTGGCAAAATCAGGAGAAGCACAGGAGATGAAACGTCAGCTGAAG gtTATGCAGACGATCGAAAAGGTTTTATTTGAAAACTGTCAAAATCGTGATTTACCAACTGAGAAGGAGATTGAGGAAGCAAATTATGATGAAGAAGAATTACTCATTCCAACATATTTTGGACCTGGTGGAATGAACGCCGCAAGGATAACACGTGATACGGCTGTACCACTCCTTTACAG GTATTGCTCCAAATTGCCATGCGACCAGTATACAAATACAAATCCAATTTTTGATTTCTATCAACGCGGACTTTCTGATGATCGGGAATTTCAAGCTAAATGTTCAATGCCGTTGAACTGTCCTCTACAAGAAAGAAGTTATGAA AGTAATTGGATGCCCTCGAAAGATCTCGCCAAGAAATATGTGGCTCTCTGTGTGTGTAAGAAACTGCATGAAGCTGGGGAGCTGGATGACGAGAACCTTTTGCCTGTTAAACACAATGTAGACAGTGATGAAAGCGAGGAAGATGAAAGCGATGTAAAAGAAGGAACGAGAAAAAGCAGAGCAGTTTATAATCGTAAG GTGCCCAACTCCCTAACTGATTCGTCCGCTTTTAACATCCATGATTCTGACCTATATGCGATTACAATAAGACTGTCTGAACCGTCAACCAAGCCGAATGCTGTACCTCTATGGCCTTTGTGGTATAATGAGGACAACCGCTGTTTTGGCATATTTTTACCAAAGGGTGTTCCCAAG ATACCTGCTTTTGAATTATTCACAAAAGCTGGCACGTTGAATGTTGAGTTGTTCAAATTGGACAACACTACATCGTGTGATCAAGTTTTAGTCAAACGCTTCCATAAAAAGATTGTATCAAAGTGCTCTGCAGAATATGTTACTGGCAATCCACTTTTCAACATCCACGATAAAACTGTAACGAAAGGATTACTTACTGTGTTGCGGCCATGGGTGAGCTCCTGTATCCATAGTGATAGACGTCCTTACTCAAATAACGATGAATTTGTTGACACCAGTGAAATGCATTTGATTCTTGGTGATGGAATGAAAAGTAATGAAAAAGCTGTTTCCGATATCAGCTTTAAAAATGCCGTCATACGGAAAACTTACCTACCCGAACCGCAAGGTAGACGTCAATATTATGTACTTGGTAATTCTGACGTCAAACCACGCGAAGTTATGGAAGGAAGCACGAAGACATATGAACAGTATTACCTTGAGAAATACCAGCTTGTTATTAATCCGAATGACTACCTCTTGGATGTTGTATCATGTGGAACAAAGATTACCTTCGCAAAGGAGAAAAACAACACAGATAGCAAGAAACAGAAGACATCTCATAAAGAGCTACTTGTTCCAGAGCTGTGTGTTAAAGCAAGTGAATTGCCAGCTGACCTTCATTTACAATTGAATGTGCTACCTTTCTCCTTGTATTACATGGAATACTTTTTATTGGCATTGCAGTTAAAGGAAGAAatcgctgaaaaaataaacatatctaCTGAAGAAAAAGATTTTCGGTTTCCAGAAATATCTGCTCTTCCTCGCGAAACCGACGTGCTTAATTATATTCTCAGGCTTCGTTGTGATGTTAAAACATCTCCGTCTGCCGTGAGTGTGCTTGAGTGTTTATCAACGCGACAGGCAAAGATGAATTTTGATTTGGAGCGATTAGAAATGCTGGGAGACTCGTTTTTAAAGCAGGCTATCacgatttatttgttttttaaaaatccacAATATCACGAAGGGAAGTtatcatcaaaaagaaaaaactgcATCAGCAATAAGAACCTGTCTAGGATAGCAAAAGATGTGGGATTGCCAAGCTTCATTTGTAATTCTCAGTTTGGTTGCATGAACACAGAAAGCAAAAACCAAAATCCGAGGACTGTATGGCTACCTCCAGGACACGTGCGAGCAGTCGATGCAATGGTGTCAGACGATATAATGGAGGCTGAGGGTGATGATCTTGATTGTTCTCTTTATGAAAGGTCTTTGCCATATCATGAAGTACAAGATAAATCTCTGGCCGATTGCGTTGAGGCTATGATTGGTTTGTATTTGAAAACAGGTGGTGTGAATCTAGCATTAAAGTTCATGCAGAAATACTTAGGCCTTAATGTTTTGTACAGAGCAATAACCAACACAGATCAATGTAAAGTACAAAATGGAACACAAAGCTGCTATGCTGATTATCCACTTGCTGCGTCAGCTATAATGAGACCTGGTGCAACAGAACACGATATCTCTCAGCTCTATAATCAAGGAAAGTTTTTAAGATTCGAAGATATATTGGGTTATAGCTTCACAGATAAATCTTACCTTGTTCAAGCCATGACGCATCTTTCTTACATAGCGAATGACATCACAGGTTGCTATCAACAATACGAATTTCTCGGCGACTCCATCTTGGATTTTCTAGTCACGCTTCATGTTTACATCAAACGACCAGAATTATCACCAGGAGAATTAACCAGCATTAGATCTGCGCTTGTGAATAACAACACGTTCGCCTTGCTGGCTGTTAAACATGATTTCTACAAGTTCTTACTGCAGTGGGAGCCGGCGTTATTTTCGGCGTACGACGAATTTGTCAAATTGATTATTGATAATGATGTGGATAACGAAGATGGAAACCTGGAAGCTTATTTTAAAGTAAG AACCCCTTTGTGA
- the LOC130656425 gene encoding endoribonuclease Dicer-like isoform X1, producing MNAGLLLFKETLENQVIRSRRLLNQLYRMSSTEKGHAARPYQVEILQRAKSENTVVCLGTGTGKTFISVMLIKEKQGEIGGSIQEGGKRTFFLVNTVPLVYQQQRAIADHTSLKVGFYSGDMGVDFWNKTRWQKEFNENDVLVLTAQILLNIITHAFISLHNINLLILDECHNASKGHPYNKILELFKSCQPAHHPHIMGLTASIINEKYKKANDEKTIEKFLHGKMKALEGRMRSVCITCADPEATAKYATKPVEMIKSFEEGFSINDYDYVEAMILKVSESLDNAYLEFDREKKLKKRMVPSDQRNRTPPNQQILDLTYQNLLTGSFMMRSSDAFTIAADAVKYCKDILQDLGPMCAYEAAKILLGQIEKHKKKRFRLAQQATLNSCSEALNSIISKYEECVKRSPFSTPDHVIPMEPFVTRKVHVFLRDILWKERNYFRDTYDTEMHAIIFVQRRCTAVILSKLINFQVQADFETFEGIWSDYVLGHGLDSNIQLADSYMKSKEQNKILEQFKKEEFNILVATSVVEEGLDVRKCNLVVRFDGINNYREYVQSKGRARAQNSKFIVLAKSGEAQEMKRQLKVMQTIEKVLFENCQNRDLPTEKEIEEANYDEEELLIPTYFGPGGMNAARITRDTAVPLLYRYCSKLPCDQYTNTNPIFDFYQRGLSDDREFQAKCSMPLNCPLQERSYESNWMPSKDLAKKYVALCVCKKLHEAGELDDENLLPVKHNVDSDESEEDESDVKEGTRKSRAVYNRKVPNSLTDSSAFNIHDSDLYAITIRLSEPSTKPNAVPLWPLWYNEDNRCFGIFLPKGVPKIPAFELFTKAGTLNVELFKLDNTTSCDQVLVKRFHKKIVSKCSAEYVTGNPLFNIHDKTVTKGLLTVLRPWVSSCIHSDRRPYSNNDEFVDTSEMHLILGDGMKSNEKAVSDISFKNAVIRKTYLPEPQGRRQYYVLGNSDVKPREVMEGSTKTYEQYYLEKYQLVINPNDYLLDVVSCGTKITFAKEKNNTDSKKQKTSHKELLVPELCVKASELPADLHLQLNVLPFSLYYMEYFLLALQLKEEIAEKINISTEEKDFRFPEISALPRETDVLNYILRLRCDVKTSPSAVSVLECLSTRQAKMNFDLERLEMLGDSFLKQAITIYLFFKNPQYHEGKLSSKRKNCISNKNLSRIAKDVGLPSFICNSQFGCMNTESKNQNPRTVWLPPGHVRAVDAMVSDDIMEAEGDDLDCSLYERSLPYHEVQDKSLADCVEAMIGLYLKTGGVNLALKFMQKYLGLNVLYRAITNTDQCKVQNGTQSCYADYPLAASAIMRPGATEHDISQLYNQGKFLRFEDILGYSFTDKSYLVQAMTHLSYIANDITGCYQQYEFLGDSILDFLVTLHVYIKRPELSPGELTSIRSALVNNNTFALLAVKHDFYKFLLQWEPALFSAYDEFVKLIIDNDVDNEDGNLEAYFKNPFVIVPSGSEVGYHAPKVLGDLFESVAGAIFLDCNLSLETVWEVYYPILQPVVDRYLENIPLNPARELMEKYTGVEFRYTTTDDGVTCQVEHDGQRESGIGKNKKIAKSTAARRALDRWKK from the exons ATGAATGCTGGCTTATTGCTCTTCAAGGAAACTTTAG aaaatcaaGTCATAAGGAGCAGGCGGTTACTTAATCAACTTTACAGAATGTCATCCACAGAAAAAGGTCATGCTGCCAGACCATATCAGGTTGAAATACTTCAGCGGGCTAAATCAGAGAACACTGTTGTATGTTTAGGAACAGGAACTGGAAAGACTTTCATCAGTGTTATGTTGATCAAGGAAAAGCAAGGTGAAATAGGAGGTTCAATCCAAGAAGGAGGAAAAAGAACCTTTTTCCTTGTCAATACAG TACCACTCGTCTATCAACAACAAAGAGCTATTGCTGACCATACGTCTCTCAAAGTTGGTTTCTATTCTGGTGATATGGGTGTTGATTTCTGGAATAAAACTAGGTGGCAAAAAGAGTTCAACGAGAATGATGTTTTGGTGCTGACTGCTCAAATTCTTCTCAATATAATAACACATGCTTTTATTAGCTTGCATAACATTAATTTGTTGATACTTGATGAATGCCATAATGCATCTAAGGGCCATCCTTATAATAAAATCTTGGAATTATTCAAATCATGTCAACCAGCTCATCATCCTCATATTATGGGATTGACTGCATCTATCATAAACGAAAAGTACAAAAAAGCTAATGATGAAAAGACAATAGAAAAATTTCTTCATGGAAAAATGAAAGCCTTGGAGGGACGTATGAGATCAGTTTGTATCACATGTGCAGACCCTGAAGCAACTGCTAAATATGCAACAAAACCTGTTGAGATGATAAAGTCGTTTGAAGAAGGGTTTAGTATTAACGATTATGATTACGTTGAAGCCATGATTCTTAAAGTATCGGAAAGCCTGGACAATGCTTATCTTGAATTTG ATAGAgaaaaaaagttgaagaaaaggATGGTACCTTCAGATCAGAGAAATAGAACACCTCCAAACCAGCAAATTTTAGATTTAACTTACCAAAATCTCCTAACTGGTTCTTTTATGATGCGTTCTTCTGATGCCTTTACAATAGCAGCAGATGCCGTAAAATACTGCAAAGATATATTACAAGACCTTGGCCCAATGTGTGCCTATGAAGCTGCAAAAATATTACTGGGGCAAATAG AGAAGCACAAAAAGAAAAGGTTTCGTCTTGCACAGCAAGCCACATTAAATTCCTGCTCTGAAGCATTGAATAGCATTATATCGAAATATGAAGAGTGTGTGAAAAGGTCACCATTCAGCACACCTGATCATGTCATCCCAATGGAGCCATTCGTCACACGAAAAGTCCATGTATTTTTACGTGATATTCTGTGGAAGGAAAGAAACTACTTTAGAGATACATATGACACAG AAATGCATGCCATCATTTTCGTCCAACGTCGATGCACTGCTGTTATATTAAGCAAGCTGATAAACTTTCAAGTACAAGCAGATTTCGAAACTTTTGAAGGTATTTGGAGTGATTACGTTCTGGGGCATGGGTTAGACTCAAATATTCAGCTAGCAGACAGTTACATGAAatcaaaagaacaaaataaaatcctAGAACAATTCAAGAAGGAAGAGTTTAACATTTTGGTGGCTACAAGTGTTGTTGAAGAGGGTTTGGATGTGCGAAAATGTAATTTGGTGGTTCGTTTTGATGGTATCAACAATTATCGTGAGTATGTTCAATCCAAGGGTCGGGCTCGTGCTCAAAATTCGAAATTTATTGTGCTGGCAAAATCAGGAGAAGCACAGGAGATGAAACGTCAGCTGAAG gtTATGCAGACGATCGAAAAGGTTTTATTTGAAAACTGTCAAAATCGTGATTTACCAACTGAGAAGGAGATTGAGGAAGCAAATTATGATGAAGAAGAATTACTCATTCCAACATATTTTGGACCTGGTGGAATGAACGCCGCAAGGATAACACGTGATACGGCTGTACCACTCCTTTACAG GTATTGCTCCAAATTGCCATGCGACCAGTATACAAATACAAATCCAATTTTTGATTTCTATCAACGCGGACTTTCTGATGATCGGGAATTTCAAGCTAAATGTTCAATGCCGTTGAACTGTCCTCTACAAGAAAGAAGTTATGAA AGTAATTGGATGCCCTCGAAAGATCTCGCCAAGAAATATGTGGCTCTCTGTGTGTGTAAGAAACTGCATGAAGCTGGGGAGCTGGATGACGAGAACCTTTTGCCTGTTAAACACAATGTAGACAGTGATGAAAGCGAGGAAGATGAAAGCGATGTAAAAGAAGGAACGAGAAAAAGCAGAGCAGTTTATAATCGTAAG GTGCCCAACTCCCTAACTGATTCGTCCGCTTTTAACATCCATGATTCTGACCTATATGCGATTACAATAAGACTGTCTGAACCGTCAACCAAGCCGAATGCTGTACCTCTATGGCCTTTGTGGTATAATGAGGACAACCGCTGTTTTGGCATATTTTTACCAAAGGGTGTTCCCAAG ATACCTGCTTTTGAATTATTCACAAAAGCTGGCACGTTGAATGTTGAGTTGTTCAAATTGGACAACACTACATCGTGTGATCAAGTTTTAGTCAAACGCTTCCATAAAAAGATTGTATCAAAGTGCTCTGCAGAATATGTTACTGGCAATCCACTTTTCAACATCCACGATAAAACTGTAACGAAAGGATTACTTACTGTGTTGCGGCCATGGGTGAGCTCCTGTATCCATAGTGATAGACGTCCTTACTCAAATAACGATGAATTTGTTGACACCAGTGAAATGCATTTGATTCTTGGTGATGGAATGAAAAGTAATGAAAAAGCTGTTTCCGATATCAGCTTTAAAAATGCCGTCATACGGAAAACTTACCTACCCGAACCGCAAGGTAGACGTCAATATTATGTACTTGGTAATTCTGACGTCAAACCACGCGAAGTTATGGAAGGAAGCACGAAGACATATGAACAGTATTACCTTGAGAAATACCAGCTTGTTATTAATCCGAATGACTACCTCTTGGATGTTGTATCATGTGGAACAAAGATTACCTTCGCAAAGGAGAAAAACAACACAGATAGCAAGAAACAGAAGACATCTCATAAAGAGCTACTTGTTCCAGAGCTGTGTGTTAAAGCAAGTGAATTGCCAGCTGACCTTCATTTACAATTGAATGTGCTACCTTTCTCCTTGTATTACATGGAATACTTTTTATTGGCATTGCAGTTAAAGGAAGAAatcgctgaaaaaataaacatatctaCTGAAGAAAAAGATTTTCGGTTTCCAGAAATATCTGCTCTTCCTCGCGAAACCGACGTGCTTAATTATATTCTCAGGCTTCGTTGTGATGTTAAAACATCTCCGTCTGCCGTGAGTGTGCTTGAGTGTTTATCAACGCGACAGGCAAAGATGAATTTTGATTTGGAGCGATTAGAAATGCTGGGAGACTCGTTTTTAAAGCAGGCTATCacgatttatttgttttttaaaaatccacAATATCACGAAGGGAAGTtatcatcaaaaagaaaaaactgcATCAGCAATAAGAACCTGTCTAGGATAGCAAAAGATGTGGGATTGCCAAGCTTCATTTGTAATTCTCAGTTTGGTTGCATGAACACAGAAAGCAAAAACCAAAATCCGAGGACTGTATGGCTACCTCCAGGACACGTGCGAGCAGTCGATGCAATGGTGTCAGACGATATAATGGAGGCTGAGGGTGATGATCTTGATTGTTCTCTTTATGAAAGGTCTTTGCCATATCATGAAGTACAAGATAAATCTCTGGCCGATTGCGTTGAGGCTATGATTGGTTTGTATTTGAAAACAGGTGGTGTGAATCTAGCATTAAAGTTCATGCAGAAATACTTAGGCCTTAATGTTTTGTACAGAGCAATAACCAACACAGATCAATGTAAAGTACAAAATGGAACACAAAGCTGCTATGCTGATTATCCACTTGCTGCGTCAGCTATAATGAGACCTGGTGCAACAGAACACGATATCTCTCAGCTCTATAATCAAGGAAAGTTTTTAAGATTCGAAGATATATTGGGTTATAGCTTCACAGATAAATCTTACCTTGTTCAAGCCATGACGCATCTTTCTTACATAGCGAATGACATCACAGGTTGCTATCAACAATACGAATTTCTCGGCGACTCCATCTTGGATTTTCTAGTCACGCTTCATGTTTACATCAAACGACCAGAATTATCACCAGGAGAATTAACCAGCATTAGATCTGCGCTTGTGAATAACAACACGTTCGCCTTGCTGGCTGTTAAACATGATTTCTACAAGTTCTTACTGCAGTGGGAGCCGGCGTTATTTTCGGCGTACGACGAATTTGTCAAATTGATTATTGATAATGATGTGGATAACGAAGATGGAAACCTGGAAGCTTATTTTAAA AACCCCTTTGTGATCGTACCATCCGGTTCAGAGGTGGGTTATCACGCTCCAAAGGTGTTAGGTGATTTATTTGAATCAGTTGCTGGAGCCATCTTTTTGGATTGTAATTTGAGCTTGGAGACTGTTTGGGAAGTATATTATCCGATTTTACAGCCTGTTGTTG ATCGATATCTAGAAAATATTCCTCTTAACCCTGCACGTGAGTTAATGGAGAAGTACACCGGTGTGGAATTCAG GTACACAACAACTGATGACGGTGTGACGTGTCAGGTCGAACATGACGGTCAACGAGAAAGTGGAAttggaaagaataaaaaaattgccaaatcaACTGCAGCAAGAAGAGCTTTGGACAGATGGAAGAAATAA